CAATGGAACGTGGCATGGAGTTAGTGGAACAAGCCCAATAAGGAGGGTCTCCGGTGAGTGTGGCATATAAATTAAATACTTATCAGGGAGAAAAAGGTACAGTTACTGTCTATACAAGTTTATGCAAAGGATGCGGGCTTTGTATTCAAAAATGCCCAAAGGAATGCCTTAAATGGTCTAATCACTTAGGTATTTATGGAACTCCTTCCGTTGAACCTGATATGGAAATATGCATAGCTTGCGGTACCTGTCAAAATGTATGCCCTGATTGTGCAATTTCTGTCCAAAGGAATAAATAAAATTGCAGGAAAAAAATAATATAATAAAAAATAAAAAGTTATT
The nucleotide sequence above comes from Thermincola ferriacetica. Encoded proteins:
- a CDS encoding 4Fe-4S binding protein, with the translated sequence MAYKLNTYQGEKGTVTVYTSLCKGCGLCIQKCPKECLKWSNHLGIYGTPSVEPDMEICIACGTCQNVCPDCAISVQRNK